The proteins below come from a single Acidimicrobiia bacterium genomic window:
- a CDS encoding PAC2 family protein — MDVIRRQQQPPVRRPIAIVAFGGWNDACDVASSTAAFIVDAHDATTTYAEVEPDPFYDFQQHRPVVEIHEGVSQSVMWPSVTFTAVSRLNDDRDLVVVTGPEPNFRWKTFSRSLVEELANLGVEEVILVGSYVGAVGHRQPVVLAGVGTEALSVLRSGMEASNYAGPTGIIGVVQGACKEAGIRSLAMWAATPPYLSGNPFPKAVLAIVEKISDITNLHIDTSELIAVDAEYTQRVDDALEEAGSDLTEYLEEIESYDEPILGSLSGSAFNPRTPNPHLPSIDPDQTEDLVDEIVRYLEGDNS, encoded by the coding sequence ATGGATGTCATCAGGCGACAACAGCAACCACCGGTCCGTCGACCCATCGCTATCGTCGCGTTCGGAGGCTGGAACGATGCGTGCGATGTTGCATCCAGCACCGCCGCGTTCATCGTGGATGCCCACGACGCCACCACGACATATGCCGAGGTCGAACCGGACCCGTTCTATGACTTCCAGCAGCACCGCCCCGTCGTCGAGATCCACGAAGGTGTCTCCCAGTCGGTGATGTGGCCGTCGGTGACCTTCACCGCCGTCTCCCGCCTCAACGACGACCGGGATCTCGTCGTGGTGACGGGACCGGAACCCAACTTCCGCTGGAAGACCTTCTCGCGATCACTCGTCGAGGAGCTTGCCAACCTCGGTGTCGAAGAGGTGATCCTCGTTGGTTCCTATGTCGGTGCCGTGGGGCACCGCCAGCCCGTTGTTCTCGCCGGTGTGGGAACGGAGGCCCTGAGTGTGCTGCGCAGCGGCATGGAGGCGTCGAACTACGCCGGTCCAACGGGCATCATCGGGGTGGTCCAGGGGGCATGCAAGGAAGCGGGGATCCGGTCACTCGCCATGTGGGCGGCAACACCCCCGTATCTGTCAGGGAACCCATTCCCAAAGGCCGTGCTCGCCATCGTCGAGAAGATCTCGGACATCACGAACCTCCACATCGACACCTCGGAACTGATCGCCGTCGACGCCGAGTACACCCAACGGGTCGACGACGCTCTCGAAGAGGCAGGCTCTGATCTCACGGAGTACCTCGAGGAAATCGAGTCCTACGATGAGCCGATCCTTGGCTCCCTCAGCGGGTCAGCGTTCAATCCCCGGACGCCCAATCCCCACCTACCGTCGATCGATCCCGACCAGACCGAGGACCTCGTCGACGAGATCGTCCGGTACCTCGAAGGCGACAACTCGTGA
- a CDS encoding AURKAIP1/COX24 domain-containing protein encodes MGSVKKKRRKMMSKHKYRKRLKANRHKRKR; translated from the coding sequence ATGGGGTCGGTGAAGAAGAAGCGTCGCAAGATGATGAGCAAGCACAAGTACCGCAAGCGTCTCAAAGCGAACCGCCACAAGCGGAAGCGGTAG
- a CDS encoding gamma-glutamyl-gamma-aminobutyrate hydrolase family protein (Members of this family of hydrolases with an active site Cys residue belong to MEROPS family C26.), whose protein sequence is MQPVIGITSRAKSVPSVGSHLLAHTVFHTYTDSVISAGGIPVMLVPVHHDSIADIFERIDGLVITGGGDIAPERYGRSRHETVAEVDDERDRFEIELVHRALAARIPTLAICRGLQVVNVALGGTLIQDLPSHTGAAGHDMIGDAAYEAHSIVRIDKGSRIAEIIGAGDHGVNSIHHQAVEDPGHGVRVVGSAPDGTIEAIEHEDRDWDLIAVQWHPEFLGARDHGPSHELFRAFVESAGKYRADR, encoded by the coding sequence ATGCAGCCAGTCATCGGCATCACGAGCCGAGCCAAGTCGGTCCCGTCCGTTGGGTCCCACCTCCTCGCCCACACGGTCTTCCACACCTACACCGACAGCGTCATCAGCGCAGGCGGTATCCCGGTGATGCTCGTACCGGTCCACCACGACTCCATCGCAGATATCTTCGAGCGCATCGACGGGCTTGTGATCACAGGGGGCGGTGATATCGCCCCCGAACGGTACGGGCGATCCCGTCACGAGACGGTCGCCGAAGTCGACGATGAACGCGACCGATTCGAGATCGAATTGGTGCACCGCGCCTTGGCGGCCAGGATCCCGACACTCGCCATCTGCCGGGGCCTCCAGGTCGTCAATGTCGCACTCGGAGGCACGCTCATCCAGGATCTGCCGTCCCATACCGGCGCCGCAGGGCACGACATGATCGGCGATGCGGCATACGAGGCCCACTCCATTGTGCGCATCGACAAGGGGAGCCGCATCGCGGAGATCATCGGCGCCGGTGACCACGGTGTGAACTCCATCCATCACCAGGCCGTTGAGGATCCGGGGCATGGTGTTCGGGTCGTCGGGTCGGCACCCGATGGGACCATCGAGGCCATCGAGCACGAGGACCGCGACTGGGATCTCATTGCCGTGCAATGGCACCCAGAGTTCCTCGGGGCACGCGACCACGGACCGAGCCACGAGCTCTTCCGGGCATTTGTCGAGTCGGCCGGGAAGTACCGGGCCGATCGGTAG
- a CDS encoding low molecular weight phosphatase family protein: MATSILFVCSGNICRSPLAEYLARRRWPPGDWSVSSAGIAATPGTPATPAMVTAGKELGVDLSSHAARLLAETPVPDLVLCMEHHHADSVRRMLPGLAPDRIRLLGTGDIDDPYGGSLAEYRRCAATIAAAIDRTGKSP, from the coding sequence GTGGCTACCAGCATCCTGTTCGTGTGCAGCGGAAACATCTGTCGCTCCCCTCTTGCTGAGTACCTTGCGCGCCGTCGGTGGCCACCCGGCGACTGGTCGGTGTCATCGGCCGGTATCGCTGCAACGCCGGGCACACCTGCGACGCCCGCGATGGTCACCGCAGGCAAAGAACTCGGGGTCGATCTTTCGTCCCATGCGGCGAGGCTGCTCGCCGAGACACCGGTACCCGATCTGGTCTTGTGCATGGAGCACCACCACGCAGACAGCGTCCGGCGCATGCTCCCCGGCCTCGCGCCTGACCGGATCCGCCTTCTCGGCACCGGCGACATCGACGACCCCTACGGGGGCTCCCTTGCGGAGTACCGACGGTGCGCTGCGACGATTGCAGCGGCAATCGACCGAACCGGCAAGAGCCCTTAG
- a CDS encoding cation diffusion facilitator family transporter, whose protein sequence is MASGSKRLIVLALIANAAIAVTKFIAALISGSAAMFAEAIHSVADSGNQLFLLRGEAVSRYAPTVSHPYGRGMALYFWSFMVAIMLFVGGSAWSIFNGWQRIIHADDHHSDGLVFSLVVLAIAAVFEIFIAFRPAVKEFNALRGSRGVWRTIRRSKDPALIIVVFEDASAVAGLAIAATGLILAEVTANAVWDGVASVLIGVLLGIVAFVIAREMKALLEGEAASREDRTAIRVAILSVEPVNHVDRILTMHLGPHEILVNADVAFDDGIDEVEAIAAVKESVAAAVPAATRIFIEPTRR, encoded by the coding sequence ATGGCGTCCGGATCCAAACGGCTCATTGTGCTCGCACTCATCGCCAACGCAGCGATCGCGGTGACCAAGTTCATCGCCGCGTTGATCTCGGGAAGTGCCGCCATGTTCGCAGAGGCGATCCACTCCGTCGCCGACTCCGGGAACCAGCTCTTCTTGCTGCGCGGTGAGGCGGTTTCGCGTTACGCACCGACCGTGTCGCATCCGTACGGGCGCGGCATGGCTCTGTACTTCTGGTCGTTCATGGTTGCGATCATGCTGTTCGTCGGCGGGTCCGCGTGGTCGATCTTCAATGGTTGGCAGCGCATCATCCATGCCGATGACCACCACAGTGACGGCCTCGTCTTTTCGCTTGTCGTGCTCGCGATTGCTGCCGTGTTTGAGATCTTCATCGCGTTCCGTCCCGCGGTGAAGGAGTTCAACGCCCTTCGGGGATCGCGTGGTGTGTGGCGCACGATTCGCCGTTCGAAGGATCCGGCCCTGATCATCGTCGTGTTCGAGGATGCGTCCGCCGTCGCGGGCCTCGCGATCGCCGCCACCGGCCTCATCCTTGCGGAGGTGACCGCCAACGCCGTATGGGACGGTGTCGCCTCGGTCCTGATCGGTGTCCTGCTGGGCATTGTCGCATTCGTGATTGCGCGGGAGATGAAGGCACTGCTCGAAGGAGAGGCAGCTTCCCGCGAGGACCGCACGGCGATCCGTGTCGCGATCTTGTCGGTCGAACCCGTCAACCATGTCGACCGCATCTTGACGATGCATCTCGGACCACACGAGATCCTCGTCAACGCCGATGTTGCCTTTGACGACGGCATCGACGAGGTTGAGGCCATTGCCGCGGTCAAGGAGTCCGTCGCGGCTGCCGTCCCCGCAGCAACCCGCATCTTCATCGAGCCGACGCGACGATGA